One window from the genome of Deltaproteobacteria bacterium encodes:
- the uvrB gene encoding excinuclease ABC subunit UvrB: MSSFRLISSFAPKGDQSKAIEALSKGVTQGGRNQVLLGVTGSGKTFTMAHVIAQVQKPTLVIAPNKTLAAQLYGEFNTLFPENAVEFFVSYYDYYQPEAYLPAVDTYIEKDASINEMIDRLRHSATRSLLARRDVIVVASVSCIFGLGAPEDYLEMCLELKPGATIERDVMLSRLVSMQYTRNDYDFHRDTFRVRGDRVEIFPSYEDQKAIRIEFFGDTLEQIHEIDPLLGKVLRSIEKVVIFPASHYVASRVTLKNAVKSIKEELKGRIDHFRAAKKWIETQRIEERTNFDLEMMQELGYCHGIENYSRHLTGRSPGEPPPTLLDYFPKDYLLFIDESHIGVPQLRGMYHGDRSRKETLVQYGFRLPSALDNRPLNFEEFIQKISQVIFVSATPGDYEIEKGEGRVVEQVIRPTGLIDPEVIIRPAEGQVDDLLEEIRIREERNERVLVTTLTKRMAEDLTDYYEDLGIRVRYLHSDIKTMERTEIIRDLRLGVFDVLVGINLLREGLDLPEVSLVGILDADKEGFLRSERSLIQTCGRAARNVYGTVILYADRVTRSIQRAVDETNRRRSLQAAYNKKHGITPETIQKEITSILTSVYEADYVTVPAVSEPSVKYKSGDELEEIIRELEEEMKRAAKVLAFERAAELRDQIKDLRELDMGLR, translated from the coding sequence TTGTCTTCCTTCAGGTTGATCTCCAGTTTTGCGCCAAAAGGCGACCAATCCAAGGCCATTGAAGCGCTGAGCAAGGGCGTAACGCAGGGGGGGCGCAACCAGGTGCTCCTGGGTGTGACAGGTTCTGGCAAAACCTTTACCATGGCACATGTGATTGCCCAGGTCCAGAAACCCACCCTGGTCATTGCCCCTAACAAAACGCTGGCCGCCCAGCTTTACGGCGAGTTCAATACGCTCTTTCCTGAAAATGCCGTCGAATTTTTTGTTAGCTACTATGACTATTACCAGCCTGAGGCGTACCTGCCTGCAGTTGACACCTACATTGAAAAAGATGCTTCGATCAATGAGATGATTGACAGGTTACGGCACTCGGCCACCCGGTCTCTCCTTGCCCGCCGTGACGTGATCGTTGTAGCCAGCGTATCGTGCATTTTTGGCCTTGGAGCCCCTGAAGACTACCTTGAAATGTGCCTTGAACTCAAGCCTGGGGCTACCATTGAGCGAGATGTGATGCTCAGCAGGCTCGTTTCCATGCAGTACACCCGAAACGACTATGATTTCCATCGAGACACCTTTCGCGTAAGGGGAGACCGCGTGGAGATTTTCCCGAGCTATGAGGATCAAAAGGCCATTCGCATTGAGTTTTTCGGTGATACCCTTGAGCAAATCCATGAAATAGACCCGCTTTTAGGCAAAGTCCTGAGGTCGATTGAAAAAGTAGTCATCTTCCCAGCCAGTCATTACGTGGCTTCGAGGGTAACTCTGAAGAATGCGGTGAAATCCATCAAAGAGGAACTTAAGGGGCGTATTGATCATTTCAGGGCAGCCAAAAAATGGATTGAGACGCAACGTATCGAGGAGCGCACCAATTTTGACCTGGAGATGATGCAGGAACTCGGTTACTGTCACGGAATTGAGAACTACTCGCGACATCTGACGGGAAGGAGCCCTGGAGAGCCGCCCCCGACCCTGCTTGACTACTTCCCAAAAGACTATCTACTCTTTATTGACGAGAGCCATATTGGGGTGCCTCAACTTCGAGGCATGTACCACGGAGATCGATCCCGAAAGGAGACCTTGGTGCAATATGGGTTCAGGCTTCCCTCAGCCCTGGACAACAGGCCACTGAACTTTGAGGAATTCATCCAAAAGATTTCCCAGGTTATCTTTGTGTCGGCCACTCCTGGAGACTATGAGATTGAGAAGGGCGAGGGTCGTGTTGTGGAGCAGGTCATACGTCCGACTGGACTTATTGATCCAGAGGTTATCATCAGGCCGGCTGAAGGCCAAGTGGACGATTTGCTTGAAGAGATCAGGATTAGGGAAGAACGGAACGAAAGGGTCCTGGTGACGACGCTGACCAAACGCATGGCAGAGGATCTCACGGATTATTACGAGGATTTGGGCATTCGGGTCCGTTATCTTCACTCTGATATTAAGACCATGGAACGAACCGAGATTATTCGCGACCTTCGTCTGGGGGTCTTTGACGTACTTGTGGGCATCAATCTTCTCAGAGAAGGCCTGGATCTGCCTGAGGTCAGCCTCGTAGGCATCCTGGATGCTGACAAAGAGGGGTTTCTTCGTTCGGAGCGGTCTCTGATCCAGACCTGTGGTCGGGCTGCAAGAAACGTCTATGGCACGGTGATTCTCTACGCAGATCGTGTGACACGTTCCATACAGAGGGCCGTTGATGAGACAAACCGGAGACGAAGCCTTCAGGCGGCCTATAATAAGAAACACGGTATCACTCCAGAGACCATACAAAAGGAGATAACCAGCATCCTCACCTCCGTCTATGAGGCTGACTACGTGACCGTGCCAGCGGTTTCAGAACCTTCTGTCAAATACAAATCAGGGGACGAGCTTGAGGAAATCATCCGGGAGCTTGAGGAAGAGATGAAAAGGGCAGCAAAGGTTTTGGCCTTTGAAAGGGCAGCAGAGCTTAGAGACCAGATCAAAGACTTGCGGGAACTGGACATGGGCCTAAGATGA